The Bacteroidota bacterium genome segment AGCATTAAAAAATAAAGGGTATAAGATTGAAAATGCTAAGGGTTTAGGAGAAGGGAAGGCTATATTTGAAGAGTTGAAACCGGAACTCCTTTTTTTAGACATTAATCTTCCTGATGGAAACGGGTTAAACCATATTTGTTATTTTAAAGAAAACTTACCCCTTGTAAAAATTTGCGTTATAAGTGCCAATGATGATATTTACAAAGCATATGATTATCATGCGGATGGAATTTTAATTAAGCCTTTTTCGCTGGCACAAATTATTGAAAAAACAAAAGAGTTAATAGGTGAATAATTATGCAGAATATACTAGTAATTGATGATGATATTGACATGTGTCATTTGCTTGACAGATTCCTTACCAAGAACGGATTTTCTGTTCAGGCAGCATACTCCAGAGAAAATGCTTTTTCATTAATTGAAAAAAACAATTATGATGTGGTATTATCAGATTTCCGTTTAGGAAATACAGATGGAAGGGAGATTCTTCACAAAGTAAAAGAGAAAGATCCCTCTACTCAGGTAATTATTATTACCGGGTATTCTGATATAA includes the following:
- a CDS encoding response regulator, with product MTGIKKILVINDESDTNMLMSIALKNKGYKIENAKGLGEGKAIFEELKPELLFLDINLPDGNGLNHICYFKENLPLVKICVISANDDIYKAYDYHADGILIKPFSLAQIIEKTKELIGE